CAAAACTAAGGAGTAATTTGTcaccaaagttatttttattattattattattattattattattattattattatagttattaccTTTACATTAAAGTATTTTCAATCACCAATTATTGTTTAAGCTGAGGGTCACCTTTACAGTTCAGTGATATGGAGCTCATTTTGTTTCAATCTGTGTTACAGGCTCCCTCTTTCATGCCCACTTAAAGTGTTGTGAAGCTATGAATGTCCTGGATCGTGGCGGACCCAAAGAGGCATTAGATGTGCTTCAAGAAGCAGCTCATTCGCTTGAGAAAATTCAAGACAAAACAACGACCAATTTCAAGCGAACTCAAGGCTTGTACACTTACACCGAAGGGGAAATCTACTACAAAACTCAAGATTTCATGAAAGCGCTGCAGAGTTTAGAGTTGTGTTTACACTACTTGGAAGAGTTGCCTGAGTTTAACATCCAACTTGCGAGGTGCTATAATGCAATGGGAAACTGCTATTACCATGGTCGCGACGAATACCACAAAGCCCTCGAGTTCTACTCTAAAGCGATCAAGATGACAGAGGAAATATCGGGGAGCTCTGAGTATCACTACGATTTGCCGGTTTACAAAAATCAAATTGGTACCATTTATGAGGGGCAAAGAAATTTCGCCAAGGCTATTGAGTACTACAAAGAGGCTATCAGACTCTTAGAAGAACTTAAGATTTCAGGCTGTCCTGACGAAGCAACGTTCCAGAGGAATCTTGCGAATGCTTATTTGTATCTGAATAATTTCAAAGACGCTGTGGAACCAGCCGAGAAGGCCTTTGAAATACGAAAGAAGTATCTTGGGGATCACCCAGATACAGTGCGAAGCATTTTCCAACGAGGTCTCATTCAAGCATATTTGGAAGAGGCTGAAAAAGCGTTGGCTTTGTTCAACAAAGCTTGGGAAATGGAGAAGATGCTCCAACCGGGGAATCACAGTGTAGTCTGGAAGCCGATCATTGAGCATATTGTGCTCTTCATTAAAGATGACAttctaaagaaaaaatttaagaagGAAGCATTGGCATTTTGCCAGCGTTTTTggaaagaagagaaagagatCTCAACTTTTAGCTTCAACGAATCCACCAAAGAGATCATTGATGCTTTAATGGAGTTTCTCAGGGATGGAGAGAGAGATGAAAGTATAATCTACGAGTATGAGAAAGAGGAGTTGTGGTTCTATGATGGATTCCAGAGTTCAACTGAACAAGATTTTTGGCGAAACTTTGATGCGGAAACTGACAATAGCAAACTGAATGAAATGATTTGTAATAGAACTAAGCTCATAGAGAGGATACTTGACCTCTGCGATCGACTGGATAAGCACGAGATGCGAACAAAATATCAAAGGATGAAGTTGACCATTTACAGAAAAGTCCTTTTCAGGCCAAACTTTGTCGGTGAGGaaggaaataaaaaagcaaCGATTGAACAAGCGATGGACCAACTCTATAGAGATTTaggtgaaaaagaaagaattgcTGAGGTATTAAATAATTCATAAAGTCATTTTTTAGGGCCACATATCACGTTCTGACTAAATCATTTTTGAATTCTTACAGACATTCCTGAACTCTGTAGAAAAACCAGCGACCTTGAAATACCAAGGTACGTTAACTATTTTAATGACTTTTTTCCCTATTGAATTGTTGTATTCAGTGATGATTTCCAGCGAGACcaaagatgacttgtgtttagCTGAGATCTGTTTGGTCAACTCATCCACGAGTTTCTTTAAAACTACCTAAAGCACACCGTAAtattccttttttattttagtaTTGAGGTTCTATGTTCGATTCGTTTTTCCATAACTAACACCTTTTTCCACTTTGACGCTAGAGAGTGAAGTTGAAAAGGAAGTAGAAGAAAAAGAAGGTCAAATTGTGTCAGAGAAAGAGGAAATTGAAATGAGGTTTGAAGATGAGAGGATGGAACAAATCGAAGATGAAGAAGAGGTTGTTTTAACTTCCGATGGGAAGAGCGAGACGGCATCTGAGGATGAAAACGAATTTGTCGGAGACTTCAGTAACAGAAATTGCGAAAGTTTTGTTCTATACAGGTGAAGATGGTAGTTGAAATTTTTAAGGGTCGAGTTTTTTTCGAATTTCCAACCATAGGGCTAATCATAATAGCCCATTACTGAGCTCCCCTTTTTTCTGTTTCAAAGCGAGTATGAGAGCGAAATTTTTGCAGCAGTTAGTTGCACTTTCACtgatatgaatgaaaactgatattcatgaCAAAGACTTCAAACtgagactcgctttgaaaaagaagcTGAAGTGAATTCGAAACTGGCCAATCATCCTCAGTCGATCTAACCCCTGTTAGCAATAGCTATAACAACATAATGGATAAAAGCAAGAATAATAATGACAACTTTATGCCGATGTGTACATGCGGCTTATATTTCGTTATTAATTGTGGTAATTTCTAAAATTGAGCCCCTACATTAATCAAAGGTCgcaatagcaataataatgaaGACTTTGCGTTTGCGTGTATACGTACATGCTTCTAATATTTCGATAATAATTACGATATCTGATTGTTCCAAGAGACGGAAAAAGCGGAAGCcctagaaaaaagaaaaaaaagaagctctCTCAGAGCGGAGTACAGAACCAACAAGCTCAGTGCAAGGGTGACTTGGAGTCCGGATTTTTACCCAGGCTGTATTCGTGAAAGGCGAGCGCTTTCGCTGCAGCAACATTTCTGCCCTCGAAAACCCAAAGTTGATCAGCAATCggagttttctctttttttaattttcagggGCGAGGCTGTTGCATATTGCTTTCTCAAGCAAGTTGGTATACACTTGATTTCCCCCCCTGGCGCAGTGGCTGAGGGCAGTGTTTCGACGGTTCGTAGGTGGAATCGGCGTTTCCGTTCCCCGCTCCTGTTTGACAATGAGGCTGTCGTCAGCGATGTCATTGAGCTGTCATTGGACAATCCGGGGGCTCTGCATTTTGATAAAGCTGTCACGTTAGTTATTCCACACTGTGCTTCAGCCCTTAAGGGTTATGAAGTAGTGGTTAAATGTCTTAGCAGTGGTGATGAGTGGAAGGACGTCGAAACAGCCGACTGGCGAACAAACACTGGTGAGAAGACcatgttttccaatttttcagaAATACACTGATATTTTTGGTATGCTGATAGACCAGTTCCATGTTGTTAGCAATTTTCCAATCGTTACTCGACGTTAACCTGCCATTTCGATTTAAGGTGGAGACCGCGGTCATTAACTGACCCACGTTTAAGTTAGAGACCCAGTCACTAAACTCATCCAAACACTGTCTGTGATTGGAGAACGAAACTAGAAAAAACAGTTCCCACCTATAAAAAGTGCAAGCTACATGTCATAAGAACAAGTAAAAACAGAGGTTTGGAAGGGCTATAGGATTACTCGTTGAAGGTGAAGTGTTTGTATTTCATCACCACAACCTTCTCGGTTAAGGTCGTGGgaactacttaacaattagactacgagcccgagttttctacgagcagatagtcaacgaggcgctcgtagaaaacgagggcgagtagtctaattgtttttaCTCAATTACAATTACGagtaaatttactcgtagtctcattgcataaaaataaaaagtaaagtttaaatggttaaaagtgttttattgtgtttacatcggcaattcaaattcaaggttcaaacactgcttgcgatgtgcactgaagcttcgtgatatacaatttaaaattcgtgatacacaatttaaaatttaaagcttcgtgattggtcaaaataaataggagaacgattttcattggctattcacaactttagactatttagtaaataaaccccttccggcggctggtacatcggctgataatgtccgcggctgagagattgtctgagaaatgaacatttggccgagaagcgaagcttcgagggcaaatgtgaaattttgaggacaatctctcagccaaggacattatcagcggATATACCATCAAGctggaaaggggtttatttattttataaccctcccattaattttttttcgcaattaaacctcgcgtaaacatgatAAAAAAGGCATGGTAAAAAAAACAGGGTAAAAAAGCCataatgtcgctgtcgctacattcattaaaacgagtttggtttccttccatgttaactgaagaaaagaaaagttgaaattcttgtgctgactgttttttctccgacggaaacaatcagcggacaaatatcgacgcgggcgggggttattgcgtgataactgtccggtgatttagaccacgtgacttTAAGTAgtcaataaaattacgtgaaaattaatgggtgggttataacagcagatagtctacgagtaagatagccaatcagattcacggattcacgatagactacgagtaaatttatactaataggAGTTAGTCATGAAgccacggcagccatattggtgACAATGACAAATTTTCATACATGTCCTTTTCTGCTTTGTGAGCGAATGTTAACTAAAGTCAGcataaatggatttctagtctCTGCTGTGGAACTGCTTCGgtaggagagtgaaacaaaagtttggtttcatcaaacgaattgataaaggttgaattactagcgtgaaagatttggaaagctgacgtttcgagcgttagcccttcgtcagagaatGAAAACGGCTGAACTCAAAATTAATGCACTTACAAATAGACGATGCATTTAGAAGAAAACTTaattcaaattcatttttaagAGACACAGGCCAACAAGAAATCTCTCTCTGCTTTGTTATGAATTAGCTTCACGTAAGTTTTTAGAAAGAGCAATTGCACCTTTCAGTACAAAGGGGAAAGTGGAAAGAATACCAAAGAATGTTTGACAACTTGACCATTTTTTATCTTAGATATCAAGGAAGATTGGGATCTTTCTGGTCATGCTCCTGACTTCTCTTTTCCGGTTGCTGCCTGCAAGATAACACAGTGTTCAACATTCGCAGTCGTCTGTCGTCTAAAGTCACACAGACACGTTGTCACGAGTCAGGAAAGCGAACTGGTTTGGCCTGAGATTCCACTTGCCAAAGTGACTTTTCCACAAAATGCCGTTCCACAGGGCGAGTCATTTGAAGTCATAGCCCAGGTTGGTATGTCACGTGTGGACTATGTTCTTTAAACAACTTTTAACTAAATCAAATTGACTAAACCattcatctgtttttcaaatcattttctgttttctttagCTGCAAGAGGTTTGCCAAAGGCCGTTTAGGAAAGAGCAACTTTTGCTAGGACCGATCTTGCGAATAACAAGTTCAAAAGCAATGGATTTTCTAAAGCCAATTGCAGTTCAACTTCCTTTGTCACTGAGTGAACCTCACAGGAAAGACATCGATATGTCAGTAGCACGTGTTCGCATCCTTTTTAAAGAATCGAGTTCTGAGAAAGAAGAGTGGATTGAAATAACAGAGAAACTCGAGACACTTCCTCGGTTTGACGGAAATGTAGTAACTTTCGCTGTAAGCCACTTTTCATGGTAAGTTAGATTTTTCGTTCCTGTTGGTTTTTCAGTGCTTTTCTTGGAGATATCCTTCTCGTCTTCAGAGTCCAGGCAGCTCGGCCGTACATTAAATGTTTTTCTATAGCGACTGTggagtttcttctccttctcctctttttcttgttgttgttcttctttttctacTTCTTCGTCGCGATTAAAGTGGACGCTAAAGAAATTGCAAAATACCATCAGGCGAAAGCTAGGAAATTAATTGCTTGTTATATCCCGATCATGGAATTTCTTCTGGTGTTGTGTAGCACTCTGCCTTTAACTTTTACTTCACATCATCCACATATTTTTTTGGTCATTCAACAATgatctttaatttttgttgttgttattgtttttctgattattattatttttactattatcGCAAtaatcttttatttgtttttttattttttatgttgCAAACTTTGCAAAAAGCTTGAACTTGAAAGTTTGTAATAAACTTGTAATAATAACCTAGAAagaaaccttaaaaaaaaaaaaaaaacagtatacCATACCTTCTTGTTTCAGGTACCGGACTTTGGTTGACTGGTGTCGCAGCATATTTCCTTTTTACAGAGTTTTGGAATCAGCAAGTGTTAGCTCAAAGTCAGCCTTTTTCGCAGTGTATGTGCCTAGAAGCACTTACTTACACGGTGACACGAAGTTACGAGTTTACTGTATTCCAACATCTAAAAGATGCGAAATGATTGATTGCGAGGAAAAGCAGGGAAACATCCTGATTGGCGATGGCAGTTCAGGTATAACCATGTGTTCCAATGAAGAAGCGTACGTTTTCCTATCAGAAGGTATCGTCACTCCTTTAAAAACAGGAGGCTTGCTTGTCAGGTGAGGCAATTTATTTAGTAATCAAAAGTGTTACATTTTCCTCGGATGTGATTGGTTTTATAGACCATGTATTTTCTACCCATTGGCTTACTATCAggtaatcggacagtttgttctCGGACAatctgtaattggacagttagaTGATcaaatatgagcgggagatctcTATGGTCCTTTACAAAGGTGAGCCGattgtaaacgcccatacagatcggaCGCGAGTGTCTTGGTTGCGAAATGAAACAATGGAAAAGATCTATGCCAAGAGTTGATGAATACTAATTAGCTGAGTAAGAGTCTGTAtgaaaagttaatacaactgattaataattcatgaacccAGTTGCTCTTTAtttggggtttacagaggtgcacatgtgactcaattACTGTCCATTGATTTTACAATCgcaattaaaactgcattttaaatgaaccagtgGCAAGCTTGAATATaattaccatagcaacaacaacttACTAACCAAGTCTCAAAAAAacgaaattttaaacaaaatcataaaacgGAGAATTATCCTCGGAAAGTGTAATAGTTTTGATCAATTGGTAAGAGAACGTAGTGTCGTCCAGTTCTGTTTTTAATGCTACTTGATTAGCAAATCCGACTCCCGCTTCGCAGTCGTCCGAATTTGTCAATCACTCGTATGATAACAGACCGGATTGGACTCCATTTAGTCCTATAACCATTACATATTGTTTTTAACTAATTCTTTAAAATGAACAGTTAAACTACAGAATTTTACAGTGAAATTGGACTTCACTCAGTCCTATAACCCTAATTAATGAAACAGCAGTGTCATCGGCTATCAATATTCCTGATAAAATTTGTGCTTCAACCAACCGTTTGTTtagaactttttttctttttttttttttcggtaaggAAAGTTATTGTTTAGATTTAATGTAAGGGCTGAGGTGAAATCAAGGGCAATAAATATTTGTGAAATTGTCAGCCCAACTTTTTTCAAGGTGCAACCTAGTTCAATCAAATTTAAATCCAGCTagaaaaatctcgattttttcCTCTCCTCCAATACAATAACCTCGTGTCACCTTCCGTAGCCACCTCCGTCACTTTGGCATCTTCCTCTCCCTTTGCTTCTGCTTCTttatcgtcgtcgtcattatcaatACCATCGCTTTCGTCGCCGTCGTCATCATCTTCggcattatcatcgtcatcgtcatcgttatCCTCAtgaacatcatcatcatcatcatcatcatcatcatcatcatcatcatgctGAACCaaacgtttcttttctttgcagacTTCAAGAAGAGCCGTTTTTGAAGAATCTCCCAGTTCGTGTTGAGAATCAAGGAGTATTAACAGTATCATTCTGCGGAAGCAAAGAGCGAGATGAAGATAACATGCTCTGTGAATTGGATGTCACGCTACCTCCTTCTATAAATGATCCTGATGTAAGTTTTATTATTCATGCTGTTAGTTTTATTGGTGAATCAATATTAAATTATAatggtcaatatttatacaggaatgtccaatttagcaaagctagtttaaatggagtcctgtttttatgagtcaatttttaaggagggaggaaaccggagtgcccggagaaaacctttgaagtcaggttgagatcgactgaaactcaatccacatacaacatttgtagtagagggggaaggcgtgattgatgtccgctacgccagcctggcttcccaaggagtacagcacagggtattatatctagatggtcacccgtccagatatcaaccccgtgaacaaacgggaaccggtgtttttcctttggtgatagccgtagcTCGAATTAATGCCTTTTGATTTTTCCGGCAGAAAAAAGGTGGCGAGGGCCTAAGACACACAAGAGATCATCTCACGGAAGGTGTGTGGAATAAAATAATACGAGATACAGCAAGTAATAATAATGCCCTGGTAACTATTGAAGCAACACGTCATAGggataaatttaaaaaagaaggtGAAAATAGCGATGCACGATTACTCACTTCCCTTTACCGATCCCCCCTGCGTCAGATGTTTGCCACAAACGAGTGATGAGAAACTAGCAATATTAATAATGACTATAAAAtcattgattaaaaaaaaaatgataatagaaTTGAGAGCGCACTATTTTTCATGATTTCCATGCTATACCTGTCCATTGCACTCTACGTTTTATAAGTTGTCGTAAAGTGTCCTTTGAAATCCTAAGAACGTCATGAATTATTTTATGACTATGTGGTCAGGGTACTGGTTTTGTTAAGCGTCCGAGAGACTCTTTATAACATCTACACAATCTGAATTTGAATCTCATTTTTTCGGTTTAAGGGATAGCCTTCGGACAGGCTTTTTCGGTCCTGATAGTGATAACCTTCATGGAAGGCCTATGTTCTCTTACGGAGCCACCGCATCAGGTGAAACAAGCGAGTTTGAGGGGGAGCCATTTTTTGCCAATCCCCAACCCATCCCCCGCTAAAATACGCTTACATCGTAGGCGGTCACAGGGACACATTTTCACCCTTTGCATGAAGCGCCTCAATTCACTCAAACTTACTACATTATACACGTGCTCAAACAATTTACGTTTGtggaaaataatatttattatttgtatGCCCAAGCTATCACAGTGTTTTGATTACTGGTTGAAACCATTATAATTATGGACAGGGTTACTTCACTCAAAGATGATTGTGGGCGAGTTCTGAAAGGAAATCCTTCTTGTCCTCTAAGGTGCATGCATTTCAAATGTTTGCACCCCGTTGGATTCTTTTATAATGTTATAAGTATAATGTAACTCTGAATTCAACTCTCTCAATGACCACtcgcagggctcgaaattgcgaccaatACAGTCGCATttgcgactaaattttttccctttgCGACTAAAATATCTGGAGAAGTCGCAAATTTGCGACTTATTTTCACCTTTGCGCTTTCGAAACAAAAGGGGTTAGCAGTTGCCAATTTTGCTGCTACTTTAATAAAATAGTCTTGTGTGACATTGTTGAGCGAAGTGGAAAATGTGATCTGTCCTCCAAGTTTGTGAACTCTGTAAAGAAGGTTTAAAAACGCCATTgcatcgataataataataatattaataataaatttaataatTGAAATACATCACTAATCGATTCAGAAAACGGTTAATTATATCAAAGTTAATCAAGTTTTGACAAAAGACAAAACTGGAGTACCTGGAGGAATTCTTTAAGGATGCGGAAGGGAATGTATGGCTTTGGACATTCCACTGTACCAGCTTTGTTCTTTGCCCTTCCTTTTATAGATAATTGTTTATAGATATATTTATAAATCagaaaccaacatttgatttgatttgatttgatttgtgaataataattgtaaaatagtgatttgggaaatgttgatttgatttcctctagaattgtaaagcgcatttgatcgtATTCATATGccaatttgcgctatagaaatattaaacattattattattattattaaatgcaTCAATGAAATTAGTAGTCACGGAAATGATAATGATTATCATTTTTAAACGAAGTTTTCCTGCTTTTTAAATGATAACTTTGACTTTGACTTCTCAGCAGAGCTTGGTAAACCCTGTGATTTTGAGAGATATTTGACTTACGATTTCTCTTTTGTTTGTGCTAACCAGAAGACACACTCTCATGCAAATAAAACAGAAGTTGATTGTGTGTTTTAGTTGTCCCATATGGGTCGCGTACAGTTATTAGTTTTGAGCTGTTCTAAGTTCCTCCCCCAAAAAACTTGAAGCGTCAAAAGAGAAAACGACATTGacccaaaaatgtaaaatgaaaGTACATTAAAGGGTTTTGTAAAGACATGTAAGTTACGAAACCAGGGCACCTTGATCCATTGAAAAATCAAGAGGTGGAAAATGACCAAATCAAAGTCCATTATTCAGAAGTACTATTTTGGTGTTAAttgaaattgtttaaaataattaaactgTTTAAACCGTGACAAAACGTGAATGTGAGAAAAAAATGCAATCAAAGTAGGATGTTATGCAGTAATTGTGCGGCCACATGTGGTTTATTGCAATGTTTGTAAGGCTGTGGATGGgacacattttgcaagaaatTTGGTAAGAGGACTAGCTTGCCGGGATTAGATTAGCGTTATGGCTGACAtcagagaaaaacaaatttcagcCGCTCTTTCACCCACTGTCAGGAAAACATGTGATTGTAATTGCACTAAAATTTCTTGATTGAACAGGAACTTCCCTTGACCCTGAGATCACAGCACAAGGAGTGGAAGCAAGGAAGCGGAAAAGGAAGAAGAACTTCACAGGTATACATGGGGGTGGTGTAAGGTTTGCAGCTCGCTTAAGTGGTGGTAGGCACCTCTAAAATATATCTAAAATTGAGATCGGAAAGTTAAAATTAAGAAATTGGATGACTGAATTATAGTTTTTCAATTGTCCATTGGTTGTTTTCATAGGATACTTGTTTAATATTTTTACTAAAAGGGCTGCAAGTGAAAGATAGTTTTATAGTGAACTCAAACGAAAAAGCTATGGCAAGTGAAATCTCGCTTTCTAAAGACTTAATTGATATGAAAGCTCGAAACAACCACCGTGCAAGTGTTTTGAAACCGTACTTGTTTGTCAATGTTGTTTCCTAATAGAACTTCATTATAACTTAAAAGTTTTCTTgtctctatttatttattttttttttttcaaaatttggggGCTTTTTTCCAGATAGGGGGTGCGGCATAATTTCGGGTGCAGGTTATACTTGGATTTTTACGGTTTATTAGTCCTCAAGGACGTTTTCCTGGATAGAGAAACAAACGCTGTTGCTTTACAAAGACATAAGAGATTTTTGATTTGTGAAACCTGATCCTAACATAAGAACATTGAGTTTTTATAAAGAGATTCCAAAAGTTTCCTGTAACATACGTACAAACATTTTCTGTTGTGATTGATACAGTCATACTGTGTTCAATGTAATATCCTTTTTTACCTGTGGGTTAACGTCTTTTGTTTGCCACTGTTGGTAAGCCATTCTTCAGGTGTTCCACCCAAAAGGAAAACAGGAACCAAAAAAAATGAGACTGCGCAGCCAGCAGGTACAGTCCATGAAATGCAGTGTTAATCCTTATCCAATTCTGAGGACATTGACTTTATATAAGGAGATTTTCAGTTATCAGTAACATACAAAGATTGCCTGTAGTCGTTAACAAGTGCCTAGTCATGTTGTATTCTATGTAATTTCCTTTTTTAGTCATGGGTTAACGTCTTTTGTGTGACATTGTTGAGCGACGTGGAAAATATGAGATGTCCTCCAAATTTGTCAACACTGAAAAGAAGGTTGAAAATAGCCATTGCGTTTAtaataaaaactgaaatactCCACTAATTGAATTCAGAAGACTCTTATTACATCAAAGCTAATCAAGTTTTGACAAAAGACAAAACTGGAGTACCTGTAAGAAACAGTT
This genomic stretch from Acropora muricata isolate sample 2 chromosome 5, ASM3666990v1, whole genome shotgun sequence harbors:
- the LOC136916629 gene encoding uncharacterized protein is translated as MVNNFEGLQNEDLLSCLKLFFKFGYVSNVKLTLIRDFVASKSNNKEEIKKIIDIYIQFNPLQVDSEKQVQGRDNDITKITGRLKAGRPSIINLHGSGGVGKTTLAKEICANWRGKYHIFDLREAKDMRAVYLKVMNTFGLAVPVGHFDPSSVVEKISEQASVNSEGPPVLFLLDNADQFTLGRGKEGKNLKTAFMQFIGKLTRYDEMKKRRGLRILLTSRTSVKEASKVEDYELQPLKDTFSEKILLSNKTVGINAEQLKKFSSACSGKPLLLQGLRAILEQGRKIPSDLLNELENYMQSLKEKGETPVKSKVDEDAKEKPFDFENEGVGAGEKSVMHEMFNTLPSDSLKASAVSISLFCGPFSAATAAVILGTSLPEAVAQLEGLETSAIVSVGNREAKVLMYDIHPLLKKYAESIKNDEQFVESYRKARKRFYDHFMSQMKMIAGFVDADFVKAFNVFASDDANYKFAIEISLEQEFFSVSGEYHENTLIVSLINAMLSRKKRREIFNSWASLCRVDTETGSLFHAHLKCCEAMNVLDRGGPKEALDVLQEAAHSLEKIQDKTTTNFKRTQGLYTYTEGEIYYKTQDFMKALQSLELCLHYLEELPEFNIQLARCYNAMGNCYYHGRDEYHKALEFYSKAIKMTEEISGSSEYHYDLPVYKNQIGTIYEGQRNFAKAIEYYKEAIRLLEELKISGCPDEATFQRNLANAYLYLNNFKDAVEPAEKAFEIRKKYLGDHPDTVRSIFQRGLIQAYLEEAEKALALFNKAWEMEKMLQPGNHSVVWKPIIEHIVLFIKDDILKKKFKKEALAFCQRFWKEEKEISTFSFNESTKEIIDALMEFLRDGERDESIIYEYEKEELWFYDGFQSSTEQDFWRNFDAETDNSKLNEMICNRTKLIERILDLCDRLDKHEMRTKYQRMKLTIYRKVLFRPNFVGEEGNKKATIEQAMDQLYRDLGEKERIAETFLNSVEKPATLKYQESEVEKEVEEKEGQIVSEKEEIEMRFEDERMEQIEDEEEVVLTSDGKSETASEDENEFVGDFSNRNCESFVLYRGEAVAYCFLKQVGIHLISPPGAVAEGSVSTVRRWNRRFRSPLLFDNEAVVSDVIELSLDNPGALHFDKAVTLVIPHCASALKGYEVVVKCLSSGDEWKDVETADWRTNTDIKEDWDLSGHAPDFSFPVAACKITQCSTFAVVCRLKSHRHVVTSQESELVWPEIPLAKVTFPQNAVPQGESFEVIAQLQEVCQRPFRKEQLLLGPILRITSSKAMDFLKPIAVQLPLSLSEPHRKDIDMSVARVRILFKESSSEKEEWIEITEKLETLPRFDGNVVTFAVSHFSWYRTLVDWCRSIFPFYRVLESASVSSKSAFFAVYVPRSTYLHGDTKLRVYCIPTSKRCEMIDCEEKQGNILIGDGSSGITMCSNEEAYVFLSEGIVTPLKTGGLLVRLQEEPFLKNLPVRVENQGVLTVSFCGSKERDEDNMLCELDVTLPPSINDPDKKGGEGLRHTRDHLTEGTSLDPEITAQGVEARKRKRKKNFTAILQVFHPKGKQEPKKMRLRSQQGAFHKMTFLALRMSLALHGKALAEC